ACCTAGGCGCTCGCTTGCGGTAACAGCCGCAAGGACATTCGTGCCAACGGCACTATTGGCGAGTCCAATGTCCTCATAGGCGATGACCAAAAGCCGCCTGTTCACGGCTGTCAGGTCCCCTCCCTCAAGTAAATGGGCGAGATAGTAGAGGGCTGCGTGGACGTCGCTCCCACGGATGCTCTTTTGCAGGCTTGATAGCAGGTTGTAATAGTTTGAGCCTTTCTTATCGCCGTATACACCAACATTTCCGCCTAAGTCATTGATTGTCTCATCATCTACGATATAGGTATTCATATCCTTCGGTGAGGAATAGACGACCGATTCCAGCAAGGTTAAGGATTTTCTTGCATCCCCGTTTGATTGGCCGGCAATGGTCTCAATTTGGTCATCGGTTATCCTGATGTCGAGTTTGCCGAGCCCGTTCTTCTCATCATGCAGAGCCCGCTGCAATAGTTCAATAACTTCATCGGTCGACAGTCGAGTGAGCTGCTTAATTTGTCCGCAGCGGCTTCTGATGGCAGGATTGACATCATGGAAGGGGTTTTCAGTTGTTGCTCCAATGAGGATAATATCTCCTCGCTCAACATGCGGGAGCAGATAATCTTGCTGCGCTTTATTAAAACGGTGAATCTCATCAAGGAATAAGATTACTTTGCCCGTTAAATGTGTCTCTTCGACAACTGCTTCTACATCCTTTTTGCCGGCTGTCGTTGCGTTTAAGGCGATAAAGGGAATCTTCGTCTCTCCCGCAATCGCAAAAGCGATAGAGGTTTTCCCGATGCCGGGTTCCCCGTATAAAAGCATTGATGGCACATGGCCGTTCTTGATCATGCGGTAGAGGCTCGTTTGCTTCCCGATTACGTTCTTTTGTCCGATAATCTCATCAAGGTTTCTCGGGCGCATGCGGTAGGCCAATGGTTCTCCGTTCAAATCGATAACCTCCATAAAAAATAGTAGCTTTTCTTATTATAGCGATAAAAAGGCTACTTTCCCATAGATACCGTTTTGAAAGATGGAGGGTTATTGGCATACGCCAAGCGGGTTTCCGTCCGGGTCATAAAAGGTGAAAAAACGAGTATCACCTTCTCCATCCATATCTTCTACCTTAATATTCATGGCTTGCATATAAGCATGTACCTCCTCAATCGGCCGGGCGGGGATGAAATTATAATATTTCCCTACGCCAAACGAGTTGTCCGGGAAGCGCATGGGCTCATGTCCCTTTGTTTTGACGAGGCAGATGACCGTGGGAGATTCTTCTCCTATCTTCATCACAGCAGCGTTCTCCTCATGATAGATGGGGCTAAAGCCGAGTTTCTCCTCATACCAATTCATAGAAAGTGTTGGATCCTTAACAGGGATAAAGACTCCCTCCATGCCTTTGAAAAGCGATTTGTCCAAATGTAATCACTCCTTCTCGTAATATGTATTCATCCATTCTAGACTTCGCTAAAAGAAGAGAGATTCCTTTAGGATTGTTTTCATTTTCCATTTTTGCAGGCAAGAAATGCATAAAAGGTCTACAAGAGCGGATATTCTGTCATAATAGAGCATGAAAAACATTTGCCAAAACATCTATTGAAGCATTGATAAGTGGCTATGATTTAATGTATGGTATACTTTTGGGAGAATATTATTAGGCTAGAGGTGCTAGGACCATGAAAATTTCCACTAAAGGAAGATACGGACTGACCATAATGATTGATTTAGCGAAAAGGCATGGAGAAGGCCCTACTTCCCTAAAATCAATCGCCCAAGCCAATGAGCTTTCAGAACATTATTTAGAGCAGCTCGTAACACCCCTGCGCAATGCGGGGCTTGTTAAAAGTGTCAGAGGAGCTTATGGCGGCTATAAACTAACAAAAGAACCTAGTGAGATAACAGCTGGTGATGTCATTAGAGTTCTAGAAGGGCCAATCACACCTGTCGAGGGAATTGAGGAAGAAGAGCCGGTAAAACGGCAGCTATGGATTAAGATTCGTGATGCGGTCAAGGATGTACTTGATAATACGACATTAGCAGACTTGGCTTCCTATGATCCGGACGGCGGAGAAACAGAATCTTATATGTTCTACATTTAACCATATTCAGCTGTAATTTTTGGCTGTTGATATACATTCATATAAGCGGTGAGCCACTAGTGCTGTTGCTATATGGATGGACTCGGGCGGATGAATGAGCAGCGGCGCTTGGATATGCGTGGTGCAATTTTCGCCGCGACACCGGGTTCTTTAGGTTTAAGCAAACAGTATGGCAGGGAGGTATCGGCCATTGGAAACAATATATCTAGATCACGCAGCAACGACTCCGATGCATCCAGAAGCAATCCGGGTGATGATGGATGTTATGAATGATACATTTGGAAATCCATCTAGCATTCATCAATTTGGACGAGCTGCCAGAAAAAGAGTAGATGATGCGAGGAAAGTGCTGGCAGATAGCATTGGCGCATCTATTGATGAAATTATCTTTACGAGCGGCGGGACAGAGGCGGACAATTCTGCCATCTTTAGCGCTGTACAGGCCTTGAAGGATAAGGGGAACCATATCATTACAAGCGAAATTGAACATCATGCGGTTCTGCATGCATGCAAGGAGCTTGAAAAGCAGGGATATGCAGTGACTTACCTGCCGGTTGATGAGTCTGGGCGCGTATCCGCTGATTCCGTGAAGCAAGCCTTAAGGGATGAGACGGTTCTGGTGACAATCATGTATGGGAATAATGAGGTTGGCACTTTGCAGCCAATCAAGGAGATTGGAGATCTGCTTAAAGATCATCATGCATTCTTCCATACGGATGCGGTCCAAGCTTATGGGGCAGTACCGATTGATGTGAAGGAGCTTGGGGTAGATTTTATGAGCGTTTCCTCTCATAAGATCAATGGTCCCAAGGGCATAGGATTCCTCTATGCGAAAAAGGGGATTCCGTTTAAGCCTTTATTATTCGGCGGTGAACAAGAAAGAAAGCGCCGGGCTGGCACAGAAAATGTGGCGGGCGCCGCAGGCTTCGCAAAAGCTGCTGAGGTCATGCAGGAGATGTCTGAGGAAAAGACAGCCATGTATCGAAGGTTTAAAGGGACAATGATTCGCTTATTTGAGGAATCAGGTATAGACTTTGCCATCAATGGTAGCTTGGAGGAGTCTCTGCCGCATATTTTAAATATCAGCTTCCCTGGTGTGGGGGTTGAAGCATTCCTGGTCAATATGGATCTGGCTGGTATTGCGGTATCAAGCGGCTCGGCTTGCACAGCGGGTTCCATTGAGCCTTCCCATGTGCTAGTGGCCATGTTCGGCAAGGAATCGGAGAGGACGAAAAACTCTATCCGTTTCAGCTTCGGGCTGAATAATACAACAGAGGAAATAGAACGGGCCGCCTTAACAGCGATTAAGGTTGCGAACCGTTTGGCGAGATAAATAGTTAGAGGTGAAATATAATGAAATCCCCAGCGGAAACAAGAGTCGTGGTGGGAATGTCCGGTGGTGTGGATTCTTCGGTTGCAGCCTATCTATTGAAAGAACAAGGCTATGATGTGGTAGGAATTTTCATGAAAAACTGGGACGATACGGATGAATTTGGCGTGTGCACGGCGACGGAGGATTATGAGGATGTTATCCGTGTCTGCAACCATATCGGTATTCCTTACTATGCGGTTAATTTTGAAAAACAATATTGGGACAAGGTGTTCACATACTTCCTTGAAGAATATAAGGCAGGCCGTACACCAAACCCGGATGTCATGTGTAATAAAGAAATCAAATTCAAGGCGTTTCTTGAGCATGCGATGAGCTTGGGTGCTGATTATTTGGCAACAGGCCATTATGCCCGAGTGACGTTTGAAGATGGGGAATACAAAATGCTTCGAGGACTTGATTCCAATAAGGATCAGACGTATTTCCTTAATCAGCTGACACAGGAGCAATTAAGCAAGGTCATGTTCCCAATCGGGGAATATGATAAACCAAAGATTCGTGAGATAGCTTTGGCGGCAGGACTGCCGACAGCAACCAAGAAGGATTCAACAGGCATATGCTTCATCGGTGAACGGAATTTCAAGGAATTCCTAGGCCAGTATTTGCCGGCGAAGCCGGGCGAAATGCGAACAATGGACGGTGAGCTGAAAGGACAGCATGAGGGTCTCATGTACTATACACTCGGTCAGCGTCATGGTCTAGGCATTGGCGGAAGCGGTGAGCCGTGGTTTGCGGTTGGAAAGAATTTAAAGGAAAATATCCTCTATGTGGAACAAGGCTTCCATCATGACAGCCTGTATTCTGATTCCATCAAAGCGGTCATGCTGAATTGGATTTCCCCGCGAAATCCGGGAGATGAATTCCAGTGCACGGCTAAGTTCCGTTACCGTCAGCCGGATAATAAGGTGACAGTTCGCATCTTGGACGATGAGCGCGCGGAGGTTATCTTTGATGAACCGATCCGGGCAGTGACACCTGGCCAGGCTGTCGTATTCTATGATGGCGAAGTATGTCTGGGCGGCGGAACAATCGATGAGATTTATAAAAATGGATTAAAATTGGATTATGTAGGCTGATTCGAGCCTATCTATCGCCCAATTGCAAAAGACTTGAAACTCTGAAGGCGATGGATAAAAGGATGAACATAAAAGCACGAGGGTGGCAGCTGCCAACTTCTCGTGCTTTTTTAATACCTGATTCTCCTTTATTGCTTGTCTAACTCTTCTGCCATATAACGGCCAATCCGGTCAGCAATCATTTCATACCCTTTTTGGTTGAGATGAAGGGCATCGCTGAAGTAATCCTCTTTTTCTTTATCCTGGTATAAATCATTTGTCGGAATGAAGTGAGCATTTTCATGCTGTTCCGTGATGGACTTAACCGATTCATCCCAATCGCTGACAACATCATTTAGCTGATCGCTCTGCTGGAATGGATTGTATAGACCAACAGTGATGATTGGGACAGAAGGATTGAATTTACGTATGGCAGATAGTATTTCTTCCATGTTATTCGTATACAGTTGTTTCTTTTGCGCGATGGCCTCCGTGGATATGGTCAGGAAGTTTCCGCCTGTTGCCGAGCGCAAATCATTGGTTCCTATGTATACGATGACCCAGTCCGCTTCGTTAAAGGTTTCATTCACTTCAATGCTCTTCAATTGGTCAAGCAGGTCGCTGGATTCTTGTCCAGGTATCCCAAAATTACGAATGGTGTACGTATATCGGCTTTGCTGATTCAGCTTCTTCTGCAGCTGGCCGACATAGCCTTGTTCCTCTTCGTCCCCAAGACCGTATGTTAATGAGTCCCCAAGCGCGATGATGGTTTGCTCATCATCAGGCTTTAAATCAGCATCGAATTGATAGGCGTATAAGCCATAGGATATTCCCACAACCACTAAAATGGCCAAGGTAATAATGAGTGGTTTTTTCATTCATCTGTCCTCCATGTTGAAAGTTACAAATGTTTATACCCTTAATGGCAGAAAAAAGAACATGGAGAAAGACTAGTTAACTGATTAACGGAAAGACAGGGTTTCTTTATGGTATACTATTGGCATTCATTATCGTAAGAAAAGTAGGAGTGAACAGAAGCAATGGATAAAAATCAATTAGCGATTCAATATATGGAGCAAGGAAAAATGGAGGAGGCAGCGAAAATCTTCGGTGAGATGATTGAAGAGAACCCGAAGGATCCAATTGGGTATATTAACTTCGGAAATGTGCTCGCTTCCATGAATGATACAGAAAGAGCGATTAAATTCTTTGAAAGAGCAATTGAGCTTGACCCTGAAGCGGCAACGGCTTATTACGGTCTTGGCGGGATTTATTATGAACAGGATGATTTGCTGAAGGCAAAGGATTGCTATGAGCAAGCCATCAAAAAAGGCTTAGAGTCAAGCGACACGATGTTCATGCTTGGGCTTTGTCTTCTTCATCTAGACCAGCCGCGTTTGGCGCTTCCATACTTCCAGCGGAGCATCGAACTAAATGGGGAAGATGCCGAGGCACAATTCCATTACGGTCTCGCGCTTGCAGGAGCAGAAATGTATGACATGGCGATTGAGGCTTGGGAGAAGACACTTGAGGCGGATGAGAACCATGCTGACGCTTACTTTAATTTAGGAGTCGCCTTTGGGGGAATCAAGGGAGATACAGCAAAAGCCATCACATTTTTCGAGAAGGCGCTTGAAATCCAGCCGGATCATATTCTTGCGGCAAATGGATTAAAGCAAATGAAGGAATTAAGCTGAACGGGAGAGGATGAAAGTGGAACAGGAGTCTTTTGTCTTTACGGACAATGACAAACCGTTTATTAAAGGCACACACTTAGTCACCATCTTTCATAATGAGCAGAATTTATATTCGGTCGTCCGCATAAGGGTGAAGGATACCAATGTCAGCTATGATGAGAAAGAGGCCGTTATTACTGGCTATTTTCCTGCTCTCCATGAGGAGGAAATCTATACATTCTACGGAAAGATGAAGGAGCATCCTCGTTTTGGCTTACAGTTCAATGTGGATAACTTCAAACGGGAGCTTCCTGAATCGAAAGACGGCATCATTGCCTATCTTTCTGGATCGATGTTTAAGGGAATCGGAAAGAAAACAGCGGAATTGATTGTCGATAAGCTCGGGGAAAAGGCCATTTCCAAAATATTGGCTAACCCGTCTGTTTTAGATGAGATTCCAAAGCTTAGCGGCGAAAAGGCGAAGGAATTATATGATACGCTTGCGGCTAATCAAGGCTTAGAGGAAATCATGATTTCTCTATCAGGTTTAGGATTTGGGCCGCAGTTATCCATGAAGATTTACCAAGTGTATAAGCAGGATACCATCTCAATCATTGAATCAAATCCCTATCAATTGGTGGAAACGATAGAGGGGATTGGTTTTGCGAAGGCGGATGAGATTGGCCAATCGCTTGGGCTTGGCGGCAGCCACCCATCCCGGATTAAGGCGGCCATTCTCTACATATTGGACCGTTTCTGTATGCAGGAGGGACACACCTATCTAGAGGCAGAGCCATTGCTTCTTGCTGTTAAAGAGCTGCTTGAGAAGAATCAAAAGGTCGAAATCACCTTTGACATGATTACAGAGCAAATGGTACAGCTTTCAGAGGAAGGGAAGCTTATCGGGGAAGAGAAGAAATTCTACATTCCTTCTTTGTATTTCTCCGAGAAAGGAATCGTCACCAATCTGAAACGAATTATGTCTCAGGAAGGATATGAGGAGCAATTTCCGGAGTCTGAATTCTTGCTTGAGCTTGGAAAGCTAGAGGAACGCATCGGGATGGAATACGCAGAGGAGCAAAAGGATGCGATTTTTAAAGCGCTCCACTCTCCGATGCTGCTACTGACTGGCGGGCCTGGTACAGGGAAAACGACGGTCATTAAAGGCATTGTAGAGCTTTACTCCGAGCTGCATGGAGTCTCCCTTAATCCGAAAGATTACGATAAGGATCATCCCTATCCATTTGTGCTAGCCGCGCCAACAGGCCGGGCTGCCAAACGCATGAAGGAATCGACTGGACTGCCTGCTGTCACAATCCATCGCCTTCTCGGCTGGAACGGGTCGGATGTACAGCGAAGTGAGGATAATCCCATTCAGGGAAGGCTCTTGATAGTCGATGAAATGTCGATGGTGGATATTTGGCTGGCCAATCAATTATTTAAATGCATCCCAAATGACATGCAGGTCATCCTTGTCGGGGATGAGGACCAATTGCCTTCTGTCGGTCCCGGTCAGGTACTGAAGGATTTGCTCAATTCAGCCGTCATTCCGGTTACCCGTCTTGAGTCTATTTTCAGGCAGGAGGATGGGTCATCCATTATCCAGCTCGCTCACTTCATCAAGAAGGGAGAGCTTCCGACTGACATCCGGCAGCCGAAAAAGGATCGTTCGTTCTTTGCCTGCCAAACAAACCAGGTGGCTGATGTCATCCGTCAGGTTGTCATGAATGCACGGAAGAAGGGCTTTGCCGCCCGGGATATCCAAGTGCTTGCCCCGATGTATCGGGGCAGTGCAGGAATTGATGCTTTGAATGTCCTGCTACAGGAAATTCTTAATGATAATCATGCAAGGAAGAAGAGGGAACTCACCTTTGGGGATGTCATCTACCGTGTCGGCGATAAAGTGCTGCAGCTTGTTAACCAGCCGGAGAACGGCATCTATAATGGAGATATGGGAGAAATCATCGCCATTATTTATGCGAAGGAGAATGAAGATAAGGTCGATCAAATTCACGTATCCTTTGACGGCATTGAAACGAAATATACAAGGCAGGAATTGAATCAGCTCACACATGCCTATTGCTGCTCGATTCATAAATCACAGGGGAGTGAGTTTCCGATTGTCATCCTCCCAATTGTGAAGAGTTATCACCGTATGCTGAGGAGAAATCTGATTTATACGGCGATTACGCGAAGCAAGCAATTTTTGATTCTTTGCGGTGAGGAAGAGGCTATGCGCTATGGTGTCTCTAAAAGCGGTGAGGAGGAGCGGATGACCACCTTACTTGAGAAACTGAAGGAGGGCTTCATTGGAAGCATCCCTGCATCAGAACAAGAGCGTCCATCCATAGTGTCTGATGGTCAGGGTGGCGAGGGGGACGAACCATCCCTTCCTGATATGAATGATGAATTGACATATGAGGAACGCCTTTTTGCGACTGATCCAATGATTGGTATGGAAAACGTTACACCTTATGATTTTATGACGTCTGGGTAAACTATTCATTGCCGGGTATTTAACTGAATGTTTTCCCAAAATAAGGGCATACTGGCACCTAAGGACTGATTTATAGGACGAGGTGAAGGTAATGATGAAATGCCCAAATTGCGCAAGCAAGGATATTGGGAAGATTGGGGTCAATCAATTCTACTGCTGGAATTGCTTTGTGGAGCTTTCTATCGGTAAGGGAGTCATGCATGTCCATCAAGTGGAAGAGGATGGGTTGCTGAGCTCTTTGGATGACCTTTTCAGTGAAGATGACCGGCAAATAAGCCTGTAGATTGCGGCGAACGAATCCGAGGTGATTGACACATGAACCGTATGGTTTCCTCAATGATCGGCTTTGGAGCAGGCATGGCCTTAAGCAATATGAATAAGGGCATGTACAGAAAGCGAAAAAGACAAATGAAACGATTCGTCAAGCAACTCTTATAAAGGTAAAGGCTGCGGCATCTTCATATGATGTCCGCAGCTTTTTTAGTGTTATGCAGCTCTTTACATATTTTTTCGCCTATTTAGAAGAATAGTAAAGAGGTGTTGTAGATGAACATACAAGTGAAATGGTTTTACAGGCTCGGCTTCTTTTTGCTTTTATTTATTGTATTATTGGTGTTTTATTTGCTTAGGCCTATATGGATGCCTGTTCTGCATATTTTGTTAACAGCTCTCGCTCCATTTCTGTTTGGGGCTTTCATCAGCTATCTGTTCCACCCGCTTGTCGGTTATCTCGAGGACAAGGGAATGAACCGCGGGCTTGCAATCACACTTCTTTACGTGGTTGTTTTTGGTCTGGCGGGATTTGGGATTTATAAAGGTGTTCCGATTCTTGTGGAGCAAATGAATGATATTGCTGTTAAAGCGCCGGAAATGGCGGAATTATATCGAACCTATATCCTTAAATTTCATACTCATACGACAGGCTGGCCATTTGGACTCCATGAACGGCTTGAGTCGATTATCGATGCGATGGAATTAAGAATAGGAGATTCGGTCAATGTGCTGGCTGATGCCATGAGCAGCTTGTCGGATGTGATGATTCTGGTCATCTTGATTCCTGTCATTTCATTTTATTTGTTAAAGGACAGTGAGAGCCTTATTGAAAAAGGGCTGCTGCTCATTCCGGCAAGAAAACGAGAACAAACGAGGCGATTTCTCACCGATATTGACCGCTCTCTGGGTGGGTACATTCGAGGACAACTGCTTGTCTGCTTTATAATTGGTGCTTGCGCAGCTGTTCTCTTTTACATATTTGGGATGAATTATCCTCTTTTGCTCAGCTTCATTATTGGCATAACGAATATTATTCCCTATTTCGGTCCCATCATCGGGGCTATCCCAGCTGTTTTGGTTGCATTGACTATTTCTTGGGGCATGGTGTTAAAGGTGGCCGGTATCATCATTGTCCTTCAGTTCATGGAGGGGAATGTCATCTCACCTATCGTGATGGGCAAGACATTAAAGCTTCACCCGCTTGTGATCATATTCGTTTTGCTTGTCGGGGGAAAGGCCGCAGGTGTGGCCGGACTCATCTTGGCTGTGCCGATTCTTGCCTTAGT
This DNA window, taken from Pradoshia eiseniae, encodes the following:
- a CDS encoding cysteine desulfurase family protein, producing METIYLDHAATTPMHPEAIRVMMDVMNDTFGNPSSIHQFGRAARKRVDDARKVLADSIGASIDEIIFTSGGTEADNSAIFSAVQALKDKGNHIITSEIEHHAVLHACKELEKQGYAVTYLPVDESGRVSADSVKQALRDETVLVTIMYGNNEVGTLQPIKEIGDLLKDHHAFFHTDAVQAYGAVPIDVKELGVDFMSVSSHKINGPKGIGFLYAKKGIPFKPLLFGGEQERKRRAGTENVAGAAGFAKAAEVMQEMSEEKTAMYRRFKGTMIRLFEESGIDFAINGSLEESLPHILNISFPGVGVEAFLVNMDLAGIAVSSGSACTAGSIEPSHVLVAMFGKESERTKNSIRFSFGLNNTTEEIERAALTAIKVANRLAR
- the cymR gene encoding cysteine metabolism transcriptional regulator CymR; this encodes MKISTKGRYGLTIMIDLAKRHGEGPTSLKSIAQANELSEHYLEQLVTPLRNAGLVKSVRGAYGGYKLTKEPSEITAGDVIRVLEGPITPVEGIEEEEPVKRQLWIKIRDAVKDVLDNTTLADLASYDPDGGETESYMFYI
- the recD2 gene encoding SF1B family DNA helicase RecD2, translated to MKVEQESFVFTDNDKPFIKGTHLVTIFHNEQNLYSVVRIRVKDTNVSYDEKEAVITGYFPALHEEEIYTFYGKMKEHPRFGLQFNVDNFKRELPESKDGIIAYLSGSMFKGIGKKTAELIVDKLGEKAISKILANPSVLDEIPKLSGEKAKELYDTLAANQGLEEIMISLSGLGFGPQLSMKIYQVYKQDTISIIESNPYQLVETIEGIGFAKADEIGQSLGLGGSHPSRIKAAILYILDRFCMQEGHTYLEAEPLLLAVKELLEKNQKVEITFDMITEQMVQLSEEGKLIGEEKKFYIPSLYFSEKGIVTNLKRIMSQEGYEEQFPESEFLLELGKLEERIGMEYAEEQKDAIFKALHSPMLLLTGGPGTGKTTVIKGIVELYSELHGVSLNPKDYDKDHPYPFVLAAPTGRAAKRMKESTGLPAVTIHRLLGWNGSDVQRSEDNPIQGRLLIVDEMSMVDIWLANQLFKCIPNDMQVILVGDEDQLPSVGPGQVLKDLLNSAVIPVTRLESIFRQEDGSSIIQLAHFIKKGELPTDIRQPKKDRSFFACQTNQVADVIRQVVMNARKKGFAARDIQVLAPMYRGSAGIDALNVLLQEILNDNHARKKRELTFGDVIYRVGDKVLQLVNQPENGIYNGDMGEIIAIIYAKENEDKVDQIHVSFDGIETKYTRQELNQLTHAYCCSIHKSQGSEFPIVILPIVKSYHRMLRRNLIYTAITRSKQFLILCGEEEAMRYGVSKSGEEERMTTLLEKLKEGFIGSIPASEQERPSIVSDGQGGEGDEPSLPDMNDELTYEERLFATDPMIGMENVTPYDFMTSG
- a CDS encoding DUF3918 family protein: MNRMVSSMIGFGAGMALSNMNKGMYRKRKRQMKRFVKQLL
- a CDS encoding tetratricopeptide repeat protein, producing MDKNQLAIQYMEQGKMEEAAKIFGEMIEENPKDPIGYINFGNVLASMNDTERAIKFFERAIELDPEAATAYYGLGGIYYEQDDLLKAKDCYEQAIKKGLESSDTMFMLGLCLLHLDQPRLALPYFQRSIELNGEDAEAQFHYGLALAGAEMYDMAIEAWEKTLEADENHADAYFNLGVAFGGIKGDTAKAITFFEKALEIQPDHILAANGLKQMKELS
- a CDS encoding VOC family protein, whose amino-acid sequence is MDKSLFKGMEGVFIPVKDPTLSMNWYEEKLGFSPIYHEENAAVMKIGEESPTVICLVKTKGHEPMRFPDNSFGVGKYYNFIPARPIEEVHAYMQAMNIKVEDMDGEGDTRFFTFYDPDGNPLGVCQ
- a CDS encoding replication-associated recombination protein A; amino-acid sequence: MNGEPLAYRMRPRNLDEIIGQKNVIGKQTSLYRMIKNGHVPSMLLYGEPGIGKTSIAFAIAGETKIPFIALNATTAGKKDVEAVVEETHLTGKVILFLDEIHRFNKAQQDYLLPHVERGDIILIGATTENPFHDVNPAIRSRCGQIKQLTRLSTDEVIELLQRALHDEKNGLGKLDIRITDDQIETIAGQSNGDARKSLTLLESVVYSSPKDMNTYIVDDETINDLGGNVGVYGDKKGSNYYNLLSSLQKSIRGSDVHAALYYLAHLLEGGDLTAVNRRLLVIAYEDIGLANSAVGTNVLAAVTASERLGLPEARIPLSVAVVEMCLSSKSNSAYKALDAAIADIRAGHVGEIPKHLRDAHYAGAKELGHTGYKYPHDYPIGTFGGWVNQEYLPHNLKDKKYYEPIESGEEKRLAAIYERLEEFKKKK
- a CDS encoding AI-2E family transporter; amino-acid sequence: MNIQVKWFYRLGFFLLLFIVLLVFYLLRPIWMPVLHILLTALAPFLFGAFISYLFHPLVGYLEDKGMNRGLAITLLYVVVFGLAGFGIYKGVPILVEQMNDIAVKAPEMAELYRTYILKFHTHTTGWPFGLHERLESIIDAMELRIGDSVNVLADAMSSLSDVMILVILIPVISFYLLKDSESLIEKGLLLIPARKREQTRRFLTDIDRSLGGYIRGQLLVCFIIGACAAVLFYIFGMNYPLLLSFIIGITNIIPYFGPIIGAIPAVLVALTISWGMVLKVAGIIIVLQFMEGNVISPIVMGKTLKLHPLVIIFVLLVGGKAAGVAGLILAVPILALVKVSVAHRKLLMNKE
- a CDS encoding DUF459 domain-containing protein — its product is MKKPLIITLAILVVVGISYGLYAYQFDADLKPDDEQTIIALGDSLTYGLGDEEEQGYVGQLQKKLNQQSRYTYTIRNFGIPGQESSDLLDQLKSIEVNETFNEADWVIVYIGTNDLRSATGGNFLTISTEAIAQKKQLYTNNMEEILSAIRKFNPSVPIITVGLYNPFQQSDQLNDVVSDWDESVKSITEQHENAHFIPTNDLYQDKEKEDYFSDALHLNQKGYEMIADRIGRYMAEELDKQ
- the mnmA gene encoding tRNA 2-thiouridine(34) synthase MnmA: MKSPAETRVVVGMSGGVDSSVAAYLLKEQGYDVVGIFMKNWDDTDEFGVCTATEDYEDVIRVCNHIGIPYYAVNFEKQYWDKVFTYFLEEYKAGRTPNPDVMCNKEIKFKAFLEHAMSLGADYLATGHYARVTFEDGEYKMLRGLDSNKDQTYFLNQLTQEQLSKVMFPIGEYDKPKIREIALAAGLPTATKKDSTGICFIGERNFKEFLGQYLPAKPGEMRTMDGELKGQHEGLMYYTLGQRHGLGIGGSGEPWFAVGKNLKENILYVEQGFHHDSLYSDSIKAVMLNWISPRNPGDEFQCTAKFRYRQPDNKVTVRILDDERAEVIFDEPIRAVTPGQAVVFYDGEVCLGGGTIDEIYKNGLKLDYVG